One Nitrospira sp. genomic region harbors:
- the acs gene encoding acetate--CoA ligase codes for MSEQIETLLKESRTYQPTPKTIAAAYIKEYETEYKKSIADPETFWSNAAKELEWFSPWNKVLEWEYPWAKWFVDARCNIAYNCLDRHVKTWRKNKVALIWVGENDQERIFTYGELSRQVNRCANALKKLGLQKGDRVTIYLPKIPEQVIAMLACARIGVIHSVVYSGFSAPALASRMNDAEAKVVITADVGYDRGKVINLKPVVDEALKTCPTVGHVVVIRRQAPGIALSAPKELDWNEWVKHERAVCEAEQLDAETPLYILYTSGTTGKPKGVVHVHGGYMVGTYLTTKYVFDLKDEDVYFCVADPGWVTGHSYIVYGPLLNGATILTAEGKPDYPTPGRWWDLIERYGVSIFYTTPTAIRLLMRYGEDWPKKFDLSTLRILGSVGEPINPEAWEWFHRAAGEDKPIMDTWWQTETGSILITPLPTVPLKPGSATRPFLGIEADVVDREGNSLPPNAGGFAVIKKPWPSMMRTIYKDPERYKAYWNTIPNCYTAGDVCHKDADGYMWFMGRADDVIKVAGNRLGTAEVESALVSHPAVAEAAVIGKPHKTVGESIKAFIILKQGEQDSPDLIKSIKDQVLKELGKIGVPSEIDIVSSLPKTRSGKIMRRVLKAKELGQDPGDISTIEE; via the coding sequence ATGAGTGAACAGATCGAAACTCTGCTGAAAGAGAGTCGGACCTATCAGCCGACTCCCAAGACGATCGCTGCAGCCTATATCAAAGAGTACGAAACCGAGTACAAGAAATCCATCGCGGATCCGGAGACGTTCTGGAGCAATGCCGCCAAAGAACTAGAGTGGTTTTCACCTTGGAACAAGGTCTTGGAGTGGGAGTATCCATGGGCGAAATGGTTTGTCGATGCACGATGCAACATCGCCTACAACTGTCTGGATCGTCACGTTAAAACGTGGCGGAAGAATAAGGTCGCACTGATTTGGGTGGGCGAGAACGACCAGGAACGCATCTTCACGTACGGTGAACTCTCTCGGCAGGTCAACCGCTGCGCGAACGCCCTGAAGAAGCTCGGCCTTCAGAAAGGTGACCGTGTCACCATCTATCTCCCCAAAATCCCGGAACAAGTCATTGCCATGCTCGCATGCGCCAGGATCGGCGTGATCCACAGTGTGGTCTACTCAGGATTCAGCGCGCCGGCCCTCGCGAGTCGCATGAACGACGCCGAAGCTAAAGTCGTGATCACGGCCGATGTCGGATACGACCGGGGCAAGGTTATCAACCTCAAGCCCGTCGTAGACGAGGCACTCAAGACTTGTCCGACCGTTGGGCATGTCGTTGTGATCCGCCGCCAGGCACCGGGAATAGCGCTCTCCGCTCCGAAGGAACTCGATTGGAACGAATGGGTTAAGCATGAACGAGCAGTGTGCGAGGCAGAACAACTCGATGCAGAAACTCCACTCTACATCCTCTACACATCCGGGACAACCGGTAAACCCAAGGGCGTCGTCCATGTCCATGGTGGCTACATGGTCGGCACCTATCTGACGACCAAGTATGTGTTCGATTTGAAAGACGAGGACGTGTACTTCTGCGTGGCAGATCCCGGCTGGGTCACAGGCCATAGCTATATCGTCTATGGCCCACTGCTCAATGGTGCGACAATCCTCACGGCAGAAGGAAAACCCGACTACCCCACTCCAGGACGCTGGTGGGATCTTATTGAACGGTACGGCGTCTCTATTTTCTACACGACTCCCACGGCCATCCGCCTCCTCATGCGGTACGGTGAAGACTGGCCCAAGAAGTTCGATCTCTCTACGCTCCGCATCCTCGGCAGCGTCGGAGAACCGATCAACCCGGAAGCCTGGGAATGGTTTCATCGCGCGGCAGGAGAAGACAAACCCATCATGGATACCTGGTGGCAGACCGAAACAGGATCCATCTTGATTACCCCGCTTCCCACCGTGCCCTTGAAACCTGGCTCAGCCACGCGACCATTCCTTGGAATTGAGGCTGATGTGGTCGATCGAGAAGGAAACAGCTTGCCTCCAAATGCAGGCGGATTTGCCGTGATCAAAAAACCTTGGCCCTCCATGATGCGCACAATTTACAAAGATCCTGAGCGGTACAAGGCCTACTGGAACACGATCCCCAATTGTTATACGGCCGGCGACGTCTGTCATAAAGATGCCGACGGCTACATGTGGTTCATGGGCCGGGCTGATGATGTAATCAAGGTCGCCGGCAATCGGCTGGGCACCGCCGAGGTTGAAAGCGCCTTGGTCAGTCATCCTGCCGTCGCCGAGGCGGCCGTGATCGGCAAACCGCACAAGACGGTCGGTGAATCGATCAAGGCCTTTATCATCTTGAAGCAAGGTGAGCAGGATAGTCCGGATCTGATCAAGTCAATCAAGGATCAAGTCTTGAAAGAATTGGGTAAAATCGGGGTGCCATCTGAGATCGATATCGTCTCGTCACTGCCCAAGACTCGATCCGGGAAAATCATGCGCCGCGTGCTCAAAGCCAAAGAGCTAGGGCAAGACCCAGGAGACATTTCGACGATTGAGGAGTGA
- a CDS encoding PIN domain-containing protein: MPSAKTTKFALLDTAIYIENFRSGRFTVRLLQSPFVISCSSVVLHELLRGARTATERKFVLELSRRCQVLTPTEQQWLKAAEILNRLRRREHYEATKLRDLAFDVLIALSARSIGASVITTNHTDFQVIQREVPFHLLCWD, encoded by the coding sequence ATGCCTTCGGCGAAGACCACTAAGTTCGCGCTGCTCGATACCGCAATCTACATTGAGAATTTCCGATCCGGTCGCTTCACGGTTCGCTTGCTGCAGTCTCCTTTTGTCATTAGCTGCTCTTCTGTTGTGCTTCACGAATTGCTCCGCGGGGCTCGCACTGCTACTGAACGAAAGTTTGTTCTTGAGCTAAGCCGACGATGCCAGGTGTTGACGCCAACAGAACAGCAGTGGCTGAAGGCCGCAGAGATCCTCAACAGGCTTCGACGGCGGGAACACTATGAGGCCACCAAACTGCGGGATCTCGCTTTTGACGTGCTGATTGCGCTGTCCGCAAGAAGCATTGGTGCCAGTGTGATTACAACGAATCACACCGATTTCCAGGTGATTCAGCGGGAGGTGCCCTTTCATCTTCTGTGTTGGGACTAA
- a CDS encoding transposase has translation MQDPTPSVVKSKVRAKVEHAFLVINRIFGWATVRYRGLAKNTHWLYISCGLANLYVARRRLMAGA, from the coding sequence ATGCAAGATCCGACCCCAAGCGTAGTGAAATCAAAAGTGCGGGCGAAAGTCGAACATGCCTTCTTGGTCATCAACCGCATCTTCGGGTGGGCCACAGTCCGGTACCGCGGGCTGGCAAAGAATACGCACTGGCTGTATATCAGCTGCGGGTTAGCGAATCTCTATGTCGCACGGAGGCGGCTCATGGCAGGGGCGTAG
- a CDS encoding HigA family addiction module antidote protein, with protein MARKRLLEPIHPGEILFEEFMKPMDISINRLAREIHVSPGRISAIVNGKRAITADTALRLSRYLGTSSDLWIGLQGEFDLRVAQRTIGPEIERHIQQHVA; from the coding sequence ATGGCGCGCAAACGGTTGCTGGAGCCGATACATCCGGGTGAAATTTTATTCGAAGAGTTCATGAAGCCGATGGACATCAGCATCAATCGGCTTGCCCGTGAGATTCATGTCTCGCCGGGACGGATCAGCGCGATCGTCAATGGAAAGCGCGCCATTACAGCTGATACCGCGCTCCGGCTCAGCCGGTATTTGGGAACGTCGTCGGATCTCTGGATCGGACTCCAGGGGGAGTTTGACCTGCGAGTTGCCCAACGTACGATTGGGCCAGAAATTGAGAGGCATATCCAGCAGCATGTTGCCTAA
- a CDS encoding riboflavin synthase — translation MFTGIVEEMGAITVLKKSLTGAKLTILASTVMADLKIGDSVSVNGICLTVVSKTERDFSVEVSPETLSVTTLGSYPVGMPVNLERAMKLNERIGGHLVAGHVDGVGVIRSRQQDANAILLAIEAPPNILRYCVAKGSITVDGISLTINDVNDKGFSVAIIPHTAKVTTLGLKQVNDSVNLESDLIGKYVERLLQERGQFPKPTLSIDTDYLQKRGLI, via the coding sequence ATGTTTACCGGCATTGTCGAAGAAATGGGCGCGATCACGGTCTTGAAGAAATCGCTGACCGGTGCGAAGCTCACGATTTTGGCTTCGACGGTGATGGCCGACCTCAAGATTGGTGACAGTGTGAGTGTGAATGGCATCTGTCTCACGGTCGTCTCGAAAACCGAGCGCGACTTTTCCGTCGAGGTCTCGCCGGAAACGCTCTCCGTGACGACGCTGGGGAGCTACCCGGTGGGCATGCCGGTCAATCTCGAACGGGCGATGAAGCTCAACGAACGCATCGGTGGGCATCTGGTGGCCGGCCATGTGGATGGAGTCGGCGTGATCCGGAGCCGACAGCAAGATGCCAACGCGATTCTGTTGGCCATCGAAGCGCCGCCGAATATCTTGCGATACTGTGTGGCCAAGGGGTCAATTACGGTGGATGGAATCAGTTTGACGATCAACGATGTGAACGACAAGGGGTTCTCCGTCGCCATCATTCCGCACACGGCCAAGGTGACGACACTTGGACTCAAGCAGGTGAACGATTCCGTCAACCTTGAATCCGACCTCATTGGGAAGTATGTCGAACGTCTGCTCCAAGAGCGAGGCCAATTTCCGAAACCCACCCTCAGCATCGATACAGACTACCTGCAGAAGCGCGGACTGATCTGA
- a CDS encoding MFS transporter translates to MTASRSFVLICTVGIFCFISYNMVRMPALALFAESLGASPERIGLIVSVSTITGVLLKLPSGALSDIYGRRFLLRIGVVAFGLPPFLYPFITDLDALTALRFLHGLATAMFAPSALATVAELYRERRGAALGTYTACTQSGSLLGPFLGGYLIHAAGFDTAFVTAGVFGCIAMVLFYSLHLDVAVPPRTEEGAGAVLSEMWKGFAAVVKNKKVLITSTADAAKMIANGALMAFLPLYGVSVGLNPGEVGMLFTVQAVTSFFSKPIMGRISDRVGRQPLIILGLCICAGTFICVPHVAMFPILLMLSAGFGFGEAVVSSSSSALVADSSEFKRLGAGLGMQGTIMDIGHASGPLLAGLLIANLSYPTAFAIIAGMQLMAAGVFWIMIKRV, encoded by the coding sequence ATGACCGCCTCACGCAGCTTCGTGCTGATCTGCACGGTCGGCATCTTTTGTTTCATCAGCTACAACATGGTGCGGATGCCCGCCCTAGCGTTGTTCGCCGAATCGCTCGGCGCGAGTCCGGAGCGAATCGGTTTGATCGTCTCCGTATCGACCATCACGGGTGTCTTGCTGAAGCTGCCGTCCGGCGCCCTTTCCGATATCTATGGACGACGGTTCTTGTTGCGGATCGGCGTGGTGGCGTTCGGCCTGCCGCCCTTTCTCTATCCGTTCATCACAGATTTGGATGCGCTGACGGCGCTGCGGTTTCTCCATGGCCTGGCCACCGCTATGTTTGCCCCAAGCGCATTGGCCACCGTGGCAGAGCTCTATCGGGAACGGCGCGGTGCCGCGCTCGGGACCTACACGGCTTGCACCCAGTCGGGCTCACTGTTGGGGCCCTTTCTTGGTGGCTATCTCATTCATGCGGCCGGATTCGACACGGCATTCGTTACAGCCGGGGTGTTCGGCTGCATCGCCATGGTCTTGTTCTATAGTCTGCATCTCGACGTCGCCGTACCGCCTCGGACAGAAGAGGGAGCAGGGGCGGTCTTATCTGAAATGTGGAAAGGCTTCGCGGCCGTCGTGAAGAATAAGAAAGTTCTGATTACGAGTACGGCCGATGCGGCTAAGATGATCGCCAATGGGGCCTTGATGGCGTTTCTCCCGTTGTATGGCGTGTCGGTGGGGCTGAACCCGGGTGAGGTCGGGATGCTCTTTACGGTGCAAGCCGTCACTTCATTTTTCTCCAAGCCGATCATGGGGCGCATCTCCGATCGGGTGGGGCGGCAGCCGCTGATTATTCTGGGTCTCTGTATCTGTGCCGGGACGTTTATCTGTGTTCCGCATGTCGCGATGTTTCCCATTTTGCTGATGCTGTCGGCTGGGTTTGGGTTTGGTGAAGCCGTAGTTTCTTCGTCCTCTTCGGCACTGGTCGCGGATAGTTCGGAATTCAAGAGACTGGGGGCCGGCTTGGGGATGCAAGGGACGATCATGGATATTGGGCACGCGAGCGGCCCGTTGCTGGCAGGCCTGCTGATTGCGAATTTGAGCTATCCGACGGCCTTCGCCATCATTGCGGGGATGCAATTGATGGCCGCCGGCGTGTTTTGGATCATGATTAAGCGAGTGTAG
- the ribD gene encoding bifunctional diaminohydroxyphosphoribosylaminopyrimidine deaminase/5-amino-6-(5-phosphoribosylamino)uracil reductase RibD, with product MTLALRLAAKGQGTTSPNPMVGALVVRQGELVGQGFHLRPGTPHAEIHALRQAGTRARGSTLYITLEPCCHLKKRTPPCVPEILRTGVRRVVIAMQDPNPSVKGKGVAALRRAGLSVSVGVARLEAEELNRAYCHWMKTGRPYVTLKAGMTLDGQLATARGESQWITSEMSRQEVHQLRRSVESILIGVNTVLIDNPSLTARTGARLETVASRQPLRIVVDSRLRIPLTAKILTQQDKAKTIVATTAMAPRTRRSALEEKGIEVFTISAREGRVSLPALLRELGRRGVRSVLVEGGGEINAAMLRGKLVDHVRLYIAPLLLGGRDTKGLIGGNSPARLAKAIRVRRMVVRPLGDDMVVEGVL from the coding sequence ATGACCCTAGCCCTTCGCTTGGCGGCGAAGGGCCAGGGAACGACGAGCCCGAATCCGATGGTCGGAGCCTTGGTGGTCCGTCAAGGTGAACTTGTCGGGCAGGGATTTCATCTCCGACCAGGAACTCCCCACGCAGAGATTCACGCGTTACGACAGGCAGGGACTCGCGCTCGAGGTTCAACGCTCTACATCACCCTTGAGCCCTGCTGCCATCTCAAGAAACGCACGCCACCTTGCGTCCCAGAAATCCTTCGCACTGGTGTCCGCCGTGTGGTGATTGCGATGCAGGATCCGAATCCATCGGTCAAGGGAAAAGGAGTCGCCGCACTTCGACGAGCCGGACTCTCGGTCTCGGTCGGAGTGGCTCGCCTCGAAGCCGAAGAATTGAACAGGGCCTACTGCCATTGGATGAAGACCGGTCGGCCTTATGTCACACTCAAGGCGGGCATGACACTAGATGGACAGCTGGCGACGGCAAGGGGCGAGTCCCAGTGGATCACGAGTGAGATGTCCCGTCAGGAGGTGCATCAGCTTCGTCGTTCTGTCGAGAGCATCTTGATTGGAGTGAACACCGTTCTGATTGATAATCCGTCGCTGACTGCGAGGACGGGAGCGCGATTAGAGACGGTCGCCTCACGGCAGCCTCTTCGCATTGTCGTCGATAGCAGACTACGCATCCCCCTCACGGCAAAGATTTTAACGCAACAGGATAAGGCCAAGACGATTGTTGCGACAACGGCGATGGCCCCACGAACCAGGCGATCGGCGTTGGAAGAGAAAGGCATTGAAGTCTTTACGATTTCCGCTCGGGAGGGTCGTGTGTCGTTGCCGGCTCTCCTCAGGGAGCTTGGACGGCGCGGCGTCCGGTCTGTACTGGTAGAGGGAGGGGGCGAGATCAATGCAGCGATGTTGAGGGGCAAGTTGGTTGACCACGTTCGTCTCTACATCGCGCCCCTGTTGCTCGGTGGCCGAGATACCAAGGGACTCATCGGGGGAAACAGTCCCGCACGACTCGCAAAGGCAATACGTGTCCGTCGTATGGTGGTGCGGCCGCTCGGTGACGATATGGTCGTGGAAGGAGTGTTGTGA
- a CDS encoding pyruvate, phosphate dikinase — MAKKYVYYFGDGKAEGTSHMKELLGGKGAGLAEMTNLGISVPPGFTITTEACIEYDKHGKKYPPGMWEATLAALKRVERSMGMGFGNPEKPLLVSVRSGARASMPGMMDTVLNVGLTLKTVEGLAAKTKNERFAQDSYRRFITMFGSIVMGVPREHFEAILKHKKEEMGVTHETHLDAGGLRDLVARFKTLVKEETRKEFPDDPNEQLRMAINAVFSSWNGARAITYRRLNGIPDHWGTAVNVVAMVFGNMGDTSGTGVAFTRDPNTGEHNFFGECLMNAQGEDVVAGIRTPLPVSALAKNVPAAYKDLEQTYKKLEKHYRDMLDLEFTIQEGKLYMLQTRVGKRTGISAVRIAVEMVKEGLITKREAVQRVGPDQLAQYLYPIFDTAVESSSTPLGKGLPAGPGAAAGKVALTPDRAVEMKAAGQRVVLVRDETSPDDIHGMNAATGFLTARGGMTSHAAVVARQMGKVCVAGCEAVEVIDDQSVRIGSKVFREGDYISVNGSTGNVYDGDVPVVESEIIQVVQGRLDSKKSTKYQLFTTLLSWADSERTLRVRANADVPDQAKIARGFGAEGIGLCRTEHMFFAEDRISIMQKMILARTKEEREKFLDQLLPLQKQDFIGLYREMQGYPVTIRLLDPPLHEFLPKREDLMVEIAQLELTEHDGAKLEEKRRLLARVEELHEFNPMLGLRGCRLGITMPEITRMQAKAIMEAACELAKEGKKIVPEIMIPLVGMVAEMKSQKDLVREVALETMKRYGVKLNYLVGTMIELPRAAVTADRIAQEAEFFSFGTNDLTQTTFGFSRDDAAKFIDFYKTNKIMDSDPFAVLDREGVGSLMKRAIEGGRKTRPDIKLGICGEHGGDPSSVEFCHQLGLDYVSCSPFRVAIARLAAAQAAIAASSVKPAGKKPRTARKPAKSRRSSTSRRKRR, encoded by the coding sequence GTGGCAAAGAAATACGTCTACTATTTCGGTGACGGCAAAGCTGAGGGTACCTCACACATGAAGGAACTGCTCGGCGGAAAAGGGGCGGGATTGGCAGAAATGACGAATCTCGGTATCTCGGTTCCACCCGGCTTCACGATCACGACCGAAGCCTGCATCGAATACGACAAGCACGGGAAGAAATATCCACCCGGCATGTGGGAGGCGACATTGGCTGCCCTGAAGCGCGTAGAGCGGTCGATGGGGATGGGGTTTGGGAATCCCGAAAAGCCGTTGCTGGTCTCCGTGCGTTCCGGTGCCCGCGCATCAATGCCCGGGATGATGGATACGGTGCTCAACGTGGGCCTGACGTTGAAGACGGTTGAAGGCCTTGCCGCGAAAACGAAGAACGAACGGTTTGCGCAGGACAGTTATCGCCGGTTTATTACGATGTTCGGCAGCATCGTCATGGGGGTTCCGCGCGAACATTTCGAAGCAATTCTCAAGCACAAGAAGGAAGAGATGGGCGTGACCCACGAGACCCACTTAGATGCAGGTGGATTGCGGGACCTCGTCGCACGATTCAAGACGTTGGTGAAAGAAGAAACCAGGAAGGAGTTTCCGGACGACCCCAATGAGCAGTTGCGCATGGCGATCAATGCGGTGTTCTCGTCCTGGAATGGTGCACGTGCGATCACCTATCGGCGGTTGAACGGCATTCCGGACCATTGGGGGACCGCGGTCAACGTGGTTGCGATGGTGTTCGGCAATATGGGCGATACCAGCGGAACCGGTGTGGCCTTCACCCGCGATCCGAACACCGGCGAGCACAACTTCTTCGGTGAATGCTTGATGAATGCTCAGGGTGAGGATGTTGTGGCTGGTATCAGAACGCCGTTGCCAGTCAGCGCACTCGCGAAGAATGTTCCGGCAGCCTACAAAGATCTCGAACAGACCTACAAGAAGTTGGAGAAACATTACCGAGACATGCTTGACCTGGAATTTACGATCCAGGAGGGCAAACTCTATATGCTCCAGACGCGCGTCGGGAAGCGGACCGGCATCTCGGCCGTTCGGATTGCCGTTGAAATGGTCAAAGAAGGATTGATCACAAAGCGTGAAGCCGTGCAGCGGGTCGGTCCTGATCAATTGGCGCAGTACCTCTATCCAATTTTCGATACGGCGGTGGAATCCAGTTCGACGCCATTAGGCAAAGGCTTGCCGGCCGGTCCTGGGGCGGCGGCGGGAAAGGTTGCGCTCACACCGGATCGTGCGGTCGAGATGAAAGCCGCTGGGCAACGGGTCGTGCTCGTCCGTGATGAAACCAGCCCGGACGATATTCACGGGATGAATGCGGCAACCGGATTTTTGACCGCGCGTGGCGGGATGACATCGCATGCGGCCGTGGTGGCGAGACAGATGGGGAAGGTCTGCGTCGCCGGTTGTGAAGCCGTAGAGGTGATCGACGATCAATCAGTACGGATCGGTTCGAAGGTGTTCCGCGAAGGGGACTATATCTCCGTCAATGGTTCCACCGGGAATGTCTACGATGGGGACGTGCCGGTAGTGGAATCGGAGATCATTCAAGTCGTGCAAGGGAGACTGGATTCCAAGAAGTCGACGAAGTATCAATTGTTCACGACATTGCTGTCCTGGGCTGACAGCGAACGGACACTGCGTGTTCGAGCCAACGCTGATGTTCCGGACCAGGCAAAGATCGCGAGGGGATTCGGAGCGGAAGGCATCGGATTGTGCCGGACGGAGCACATGTTCTTTGCCGAAGATCGAATTTCGATCATGCAGAAGATGATCCTGGCACGCACGAAAGAAGAACGTGAAAAATTTCTTGATCAACTACTGCCGCTGCAGAAGCAAGACTTTATTGGGCTCTACCGAGAGATGCAGGGGTACCCTGTCACGATACGGCTCCTTGATCCGCCGCTCCACGAGTTTTTGCCGAAGCGCGAAGACCTGATGGTAGAGATTGCCCAGCTGGAACTGACCGAGCATGACGGGGCCAAGCTCGAGGAAAAACGGCGTTTACTGGCTCGAGTGGAAGAACTTCACGAATTCAACCCTATGCTGGGGCTCCGTGGCTGTCGGTTGGGTATTACCATGCCGGAGATCACGCGGATGCAGGCAAAGGCGATCATGGAAGCGGCTTGCGAGTTGGCGAAGGAAGGGAAGAAGATCGTACCGGAGATCATGATCCCACTGGTCGGCATGGTCGCCGAAATGAAGTCTCAGAAAGATCTCGTGAGAGAAGTGGCTCTGGAGACCATGAAACGGTACGGCGTGAAGCTCAATTATCTGGTCGGGACGATGATCGAGTTGCCGCGTGCGGCTGTGACGGCCGATCGGATTGCGCAGGAGGCGGAGTTCTTCTCATTCGGGACGAACGATTTGACGCAGACCACGTTCGGTTTCTCACGTGATGATGCTGCGAAGTTCATCGATTTCTATAAGACCAACAAGATCATGGATTCGGACCCCTTTGCTGTGCTCGACCGCGAAGGCGTTGGTTCGCTGATGAAACGGGCCATCGAGGGTGGGCGCAAGACGCGACCCGATATCAAGCTGGGCATCTGTGGCGAGCATGGCGGCGATCCCAGCTCCGTCGAGTTCTGCCATCAACTGGGGTTAGATTACGTGAGCTGTTCACCATTCCGCGTCGCGATTGCGCGATTGGCGGCGGCGCAAGCAGCGATCGCAGCTTCGAGTGTGAAGCCGGCAGGGAAGAAACCCAGGACGGCGCGCAAGCCAGCGAAGTCGCGTAGGTCTTCGACGTCACGCCGTAAGAGACGGTGA
- a CDS encoding glycine--tRNA ligase subunit beta, with protein MATQQKAARRKTAQKKRSETSAPATAELLLEIGVEELPYQFIAPALTSLKESAKALFNDHRVTFKSIQTMGTPRRLTIVVDGLAAKQTSIMKEAMGPSKAVAFDQAGQPTKAAFGFAAGQGVAVQELQVRQTPKGEYLFAVKRADGRASTDVLLETLPQLVSGLAFPKAMKWNESGVRFARPIRWMVVLYGGKVLPIKAGGITASDQTKGHRVLGGGKWGTVRDAASYARLLERQGVIVDPQRRRELIEEQITAICHKAGFQLNDDEALLDQAVYATEQPQAIMGSFKDVYLKMPEEILMTSMKEHQGFFSLRQKHTGKLAPHFIAVANNRVKDMSLIREGNERVLAARLADARFFFDEDRKITLEARAKKLSGVTFHRKLGTMAQKQERMRKLAAFMTAQLDGSQAELPKVCDRAAALSKADHLTGIVGEFPELQGVMGGEYALHDGESTAVAQAIREQYLPKAIEGALPKTRAGQVLSLADRLDSLASFFHVGIVPTGSEDPFALRRHATAIVRVVLEENLRIDLRPCIDQAMEIVVDDGFSGAPGLDQERRLRITEFIFERLRHYGRVVYTLRDDVIDSVLKSSHAKSVDLVDLMQKMKAIEEVTRKPEFDPLIVGFKRAHRLVEKEQWERLPVDDTRFQDPSEMTLHQAVAEEGQKMGFALSTGDYQGALNSLVGLRPIIDTFFEAVMVNAEDKTIRSNRLSLLKEVDDLFMLFADFSQIVVQGR; from the coding sequence ATGGCAACTCAACAGAAAGCCGCACGCCGAAAGACCGCACAGAAGAAACGTAGCGAGACTTCCGCACCTGCCACGGCTGAGTTGCTGTTGGAAATTGGTGTAGAGGAACTGCCCTATCAATTCATTGCTCCCGCGCTCACGTCACTCAAGGAATCGGCTAAAGCTCTATTCAACGATCATCGGGTCACCTTTAAGTCCATCCAAACCATGGGGACACCGCGGCGATTGACGATCGTGGTTGATGGCTTGGCGGCGAAACAGACCTCCATCATGAAAGAGGCAATGGGACCGTCCAAGGCTGTTGCGTTCGATCAGGCGGGGCAACCGACCAAAGCGGCCTTCGGATTTGCCGCTGGTCAGGGTGTGGCCGTTCAGGAGCTTCAAGTACGCCAGACCCCGAAGGGTGAGTACCTGTTTGCAGTGAAACGTGCGGACGGCCGGGCGTCCACCGATGTCTTGCTCGAAACGCTCCCGCAACTCGTATCAGGTCTGGCTTTCCCCAAAGCAATGAAATGGAACGAAAGCGGCGTGCGCTTCGCCCGTCCGATCCGGTGGATGGTGGTGCTGTATGGAGGCAAGGTGCTTCCAATCAAGGCCGGCGGGATCACAGCATCGGATCAGACGAAAGGCCATCGAGTCTTAGGCGGAGGGAAGTGGGGCACTGTTCGCGATGCCGCTTCCTATGCCAGGTTGTTGGAGCGCCAGGGTGTCATCGTTGATCCACAGCGCCGTCGAGAACTGATCGAGGAACAGATTACTGCCATTTGTCACAAGGCAGGATTTCAGTTGAACGACGACGAAGCCTTGCTTGACCAGGCCGTGTACGCCACGGAACAGCCCCAGGCGATTATGGGGTCTTTTAAGGATGTGTATCTGAAGATGCCGGAAGAGATTCTGATGACCTCGATGAAGGAACACCAGGGATTTTTTTCCTTGCGGCAGAAACACACCGGCAAGCTAGCGCCCCATTTCATCGCCGTAGCGAACAACCGTGTCAAAGATATGTCTCTCATCCGCGAAGGTAACGAGCGTGTGTTGGCAGCTCGGTTGGCCGATGCGAGATTCTTTTTCGATGAAGATCGGAAGATCACGTTGGAAGCGCGTGCCAAGAAACTCAGTGGAGTCACGTTTCATCGGAAACTGGGCACGATGGCTCAGAAGCAAGAGCGAATGAGAAAACTGGCTGCTTTCATGACCGCTCAATTGGATGGTAGCCAAGCTGAGCTACCAAAAGTTTGTGATCGGGCGGCGGCATTGTCCAAAGCCGACCATCTGACTGGGATTGTGGGTGAGTTCCCTGAGCTTCAAGGTGTCATGGGGGGAGAGTACGCGCTGCACGACGGAGAATCAACGGCGGTGGCTCAGGCTATTCGAGAGCAGTACCTGCCTAAAGCAATTGAGGGAGCATTACCCAAGACGAGGGCGGGACAGGTTCTTTCCCTGGCAGATCGACTAGATTCCCTTGCATCGTTTTTTCATGTGGGTATCGTCCCGACGGGATCAGAAGATCCTTTTGCGTTGCGCCGTCATGCCACCGCGATCGTAAGGGTCGTGCTTGAAGAGAATCTTCGAATCGATCTCAGGCCATGTATTGACCAGGCCATGGAGATTGTGGTGGACGACGGGTTTAGCGGCGCGCCAGGGTTAGATCAGGAACGTCGTCTGCGTATCACGGAGTTCATCTTTGAGCGACTTCGACACTACGGCCGAGTCGTATATACCTTGCGGGATGACGTTATTGATTCAGTGCTGAAATCATCCCATGCTAAATCGGTAGATCTCGTCGACCTTATGCAGAAGATGAAGGCTATTGAAGAAGTAACAAGGAAACCGGAGTTTGATCCCTTGATTGTCGGGTTCAAGCGTGCGCATCGGCTAGTTGAAAAGGAACAGTGGGAGCGCTTGCCGGTTGATGACACGAGGTTTCAAGATCCCTCAGAAATGACGCTTCACCAGGCAGTCGCCGAAGAAGGACAAAAGATGGGGTTCGCGCTGTCCACAGGTGACTATCAAGGGGCATTGAATTCCTTGGTTGGACTCAGGCCGATCATCGATACATTTTTCGAAGCCGTGATGGTGAATGCAGAAGACAAGACCATCCGCAGTAATCGGTTGTCGCTACTCAAAGAGGTTGATGACCTGTTTATGTTATTCGCGGACTTTTCCCAGATTGTGGTACAAGGACGGTAG